A region of Rhodamnia argentea isolate NSW1041297 chromosome 9, ASM2092103v1, whole genome shotgun sequence DNA encodes the following proteins:
- the LOC115736996 gene encoding E3 ubiquitin-protein ligase BOI — protein MAVQAQYPSNILLLNRNAPEINDCSLQHQPGGFLDQSHILFTTGATSTNQRKRGRPEAVSTAFASMNANNHLYSLQPQPPQLIDLTQLHNNNNNNHHHHHQSNLVSTGLHLSFGEHHHHNHHQQQQQQQQQQNHLFSNSSASLPLSSEDFATQFKQQRDEIDQFLHAQGEQLRRTLAEKRQRHYRALLGIAEESVARKLREKDAEMEKATRRYGELEARAAQLSVEAQVWQAKARAQEAAAASLQAQLQQLIMSGQDRRAAAADDGGGGPGSAAEGQAAEDAESAYVDPDRVVVSGPSCKACSNRAASVVLLPCRHLCVCPECDTVVHACPVCFATRNSSVEVYLS, from the exons ATGGCCGTTCAAGCTCAATACCCTTCTAATATCCTCCTCCTCAACAG GAATGCGCCAGAGATAAATGACTGTTCCTTGCAGCATCAGCCAGGAGGATTCCTAGACCAATCCCACATCTTGTTCACCACCGGAG CGACGAGCACTAACCAGAGGAAGAGAGGAAGACCAGAAGCGGTGTCCACTGCTTTTGCATCCATGAACGCCAACAACCATCTATATTCATTGCAACCTCAGCCTCCTCAGCTCATTGACCTCACTCAGCTCcacaacaataacaataacaaccaccaccaccaccaccaatccAATCTCGTCTCCACTGGTCTCCATTTATCATTCGGTgaacatcatcatcataatcatcatcaacaacagcagcagcagcagcagcaacaaaaTCATCTTTTTTCGAATTCATCCGCAAGCTTGCCTCTGTCGTCTGAAGATTTCGCCACTCAATTCAAGCAACAGAGGGATGAAATAGACCAATTCCTCCATGCCCAg GGAGAGCAATTGCGGCGCACATTAGCAGAGAAGAGGCAGAGGCACTACCGTGCGCTGCTGGGCATCGCGGAGGAATCAGTGGCCCGGAAGCTGCGAGAGAAGGACGCCGAGATGGAGAAGGCCACGCGCCGGTACGGCGAGCTCGAAGCACGCGCGGCCCAGCTCAGCGTGGAGGCCCAGGTCTGGCAGGCGAAGGCCCGGGCCCAGGAGGCCGCCGCGGCGTCGCTGCAGGCGCAATTGCAGCAGCTCATAATGAGCGGGCAAGACcggagggcggcggcggcggacgaCGGGGGCGGCGGGCCAGGGTCCGCCGCGGAGGGCCAGGCGGCGGAGGACGCGGAGTCGGCCTACGTCGACCCGGACCGGGTCGTGGTCTCAGGGCCGAGCTGCAAGGCGTGCAGTAACCGGGCGGCGTCGGTGGTGCTGTTGCCGTGCCGGCACTTGTGCGTGTGCCCGGAGTGCGACACGGTGGTTCACGCTTGCCCGGTGTGCTTTGCCACGAGGAATTCGAGCGTGGAGGTTTACCTTTCTTGA